A window from Cryptomeria japonica chromosome 1, Sugi_1.0, whole genome shotgun sequence encodes these proteins:
- the LOC131064700 gene encoding auxin-responsive protein IAA10 isoform X2 gives MSTHDYIAHLSAYSDSDHAHAEHQFEETDLRLSLGLPVADLFNNERNWGKAECMRRFGLQGSSEEAQDSSRYSNDFSSLNEAVGWPPVQTCRKNMVCKPLHSENQRGVQESMNGNSEESGGSSNFLKVIMDGMPIGRKVDLNAYNSYNSLALALEHIFQPSFIYAVKGSSIAKDSKSSWLLEASSSYLLTYQDKHGNWMFVGDAPWQVFVKSVKRLRIAKGKPS, from the exons ATGAGTACGCACGATTATATTGCCCACCTCTCTGCATATTCGGATTCGGACCATGCCCATGCTGAACACCAGTTTGAAGAGACCGATCTCAGATTGAGTTTGGGCCTTCCTGTGGCTGATTTGTTCAACAATG AGAGGAATTGGGGCAAGGCAGAGTGTATGAGAAGGTTTGGCCTGCAGGGCTCCAGTGAAGAGGCTCAGGATTCCTCACGCTACTCCAATGATTTTTCTTCCTT AAATGAAGCAGTGGGCTGGCCTCCAGTTCAAACATGTAGAAAAAACATGGTTTGTAAGCCTCTTCACTCTGAAAACCAGAGGGGTGTGCAGGAATCAATGAATGGCAACAGTGAGGAGAGTGGAGGAAGCTCAAACTTTCTCAAGGTAATCATGGATGGTATGCCTATTGGCAGAAAAGTGGATCTCAATGCCTACAACAGCTACAATAGCCTAGCTCTAGCACTGGAGCACATTTTCCAGCCATCTTTCATAT ATGCAGTGAAGGGGTCCTCCATTGCAAAAGATTCAAAGAGTTCATGGCTTTTGGAAGCTTCATCCAGCTACTTGTTGACATACCAGGACAAGCATGGAAACTGGATGTTTGTGGGTGATGCTCCCTGGCA AGTCTTTGTCAAGTCTGTGAAACGTCTAAGAATTGCAAAAGG GAAGCCTAGTTAA
- the LOC131064700 gene encoding auxin-responsive protein IAA10 isoform X1, translating into MSTHDYIAHLSAYSDSDHAHAEHQFEETDLRLSLGLPVADLFNNERNWGKAECMRRFGLQGSSEEAQDSSRYSNDFSSLNEAVGWPPVQTCRKNMVCKPLHSENQRGVQESMNGNSEESGGSSNFLKVIMDGMPIGRKVDLNAYNSYNSLALALEHIFQPSFICKDAVKGSSIAKDSKSSWLLEASSSYLLTYQDKHGNWMFVGDAPWQVFVKSVKRLRIAKGKPS; encoded by the exons ATGAGTACGCACGATTATATTGCCCACCTCTCTGCATATTCGGATTCGGACCATGCCCATGCTGAACACCAGTTTGAAGAGACCGATCTCAGATTGAGTTTGGGCCTTCCTGTGGCTGATTTGTTCAACAATG AGAGGAATTGGGGCAAGGCAGAGTGTATGAGAAGGTTTGGCCTGCAGGGCTCCAGTGAAGAGGCTCAGGATTCCTCACGCTACTCCAATGATTTTTCTTCCTT AAATGAAGCAGTGGGCTGGCCTCCAGTTCAAACATGTAGAAAAAACATGGTTTGTAAGCCTCTTCACTCTGAAAACCAGAGGGGTGTGCAGGAATCAATGAATGGCAACAGTGAGGAGAGTGGAGGAAGCTCAAACTTTCTCAAGGTAATCATGGATGGTATGCCTATTGGCAGAAAAGTGGATCTCAATGCCTACAACAGCTACAATAGCCTAGCTCTAGCACTGGAGCACATTTTCCAGCCATCTTTCATAT GTAAAGATGCAGTGAAGGGGTCCTCCATTGCAAAAGATTCAAAGAGTTCATGGCTTTTGGAAGCTTCATCCAGCTACTTGTTGACATACCAGGACAAGCATGGAAACTGGATGTTTGTGGGTGATGCTCCCTGGCA AGTCTTTGTCAAGTCTGTGAAACGTCTAAGAATTGCAAAAGG GAAGCCTAGTTAA
- the LOC131064700 gene encoding auxin-responsive protein IAA10 isoform X3, which translates to MSTHDYIAHLSAYSDSDHAHAEHQFEETDLRLSLGLPVADLFNNERNWGKAECMRRFGLQGSSEEAQDSSRYSNDFSSLNEAVGWPPVQTCRKNMVCKPLHSENQRGVQESMNGNSEESGGSSNFLKVIMDGMPIGRKVDLNAYNSYNSLALALEHIFQPSFICKDAVKGSSIAKDSKSSWLLEASSSYLLTYQDKHGNWMFVGDAPWQVFVKSVKRLRIAKG; encoded by the exons ATGAGTACGCACGATTATATTGCCCACCTCTCTGCATATTCGGATTCGGACCATGCCCATGCTGAACACCAGTTTGAAGAGACCGATCTCAGATTGAGTTTGGGCCTTCCTGTGGCTGATTTGTTCAACAATG AGAGGAATTGGGGCAAGGCAGAGTGTATGAGAAGGTTTGGCCTGCAGGGCTCCAGTGAAGAGGCTCAGGATTCCTCACGCTACTCCAATGATTTTTCTTCCTT AAATGAAGCAGTGGGCTGGCCTCCAGTTCAAACATGTAGAAAAAACATGGTTTGTAAGCCTCTTCACTCTGAAAACCAGAGGGGTGTGCAGGAATCAATGAATGGCAACAGTGAGGAGAGTGGAGGAAGCTCAAACTTTCTCAAGGTAATCATGGATGGTATGCCTATTGGCAGAAAAGTGGATCTCAATGCCTACAACAGCTACAATAGCCTAGCTCTAGCACTGGAGCACATTTTCCAGCCATCTTTCATAT GTAAAGATGCAGTGAAGGGGTCCTCCATTGCAAAAGATTCAAAGAGTTCATGGCTTTTGGAAGCTTCATCCAGCTACTTGTTGACATACCAGGACAAGCATGGAAACTGGATGTTTGTGGGTGATGCTCCCTGGCA AGTCTTTGTCAAGTCTGTGAAACGTCTAAGAATTGCAAAAGGGTAA